A genomic segment from Novipirellula artificiosorum encodes:
- a CDS encoding FecR family protein, which yields MSVNDELLDRFLDGDISPEEHQSVVNWLELDREHVQSLARRAELHTDLRRSLKRRGIQHEALSTVQKADELDLHDAAAAGRESRWQARPSYGLIAAALATAATLAFVFFGFDDPDGATTTSSIARIVHQSGARWASQRQEGEVIGTGILQLDAGLANLNFANGASVTLQGPSQFEVISGDQARLHSGILTAHVPESAIGFRIETPALQVLDLGTAFGVSVGNDGLTNVSVFEGEVEVNPQAEESGHVLAQRIVQGQAVRATRTSSTIEPVDFETGPFERAWPINSGVLQTTGVMKFVSPDPGFVPGRYEDSEHIVVFPERRGVLLDAALRVDVLEPGEYRRLRDEPPQSLSTMNPVRSYLLQLNPIGRGRAMAMGQITFDQPILGLIARTKKLAESDAVLGHPEGVYGQDRRGIEPPQSVPLEKPDRDSVILAADKRTLILNLAAGTALDQIRVIVDDSSPTWSDQSE from the coding sequence ATGAGTGTGAATGATGAGCTGCTCGATCGATTCCTCGACGGCGATATTTCCCCGGAGGAGCATCAAAGCGTTGTGAACTGGCTGGAGCTCGACCGCGAACACGTACAGTCGCTCGCTCGGCGCGCCGAATTGCATACCGATCTGAGGAGGTCGTTGAAGCGTCGCGGCATTCAACACGAAGCGTTGAGTACCGTGCAAAAGGCGGATGAGTTGGATTTGCATGACGCCGCTGCGGCCGGTCGTGAATCTCGCTGGCAGGCGAGGCCGAGTTATGGGTTGATTGCCGCCGCACTGGCGACAGCCGCAACGCTGGCATTTGTATTCTTCGGCTTCGATGATCCAGACGGTGCGACCACAACGTCAAGCATTGCCCGGATTGTGCATCAGTCAGGCGCGCGATGGGCAAGTCAACGACAAGAAGGTGAGGTCATTGGAACCGGAATCCTACAGTTGGACGCCGGACTGGCGAATTTGAATTTCGCCAACGGTGCCTCGGTGACGTTGCAGGGCCCGTCGCAATTTGAGGTCATCAGCGGTGATCAGGCTCGGCTACACAGCGGAATCCTGACAGCCCACGTTCCGGAATCAGCGATCGGGTTTCGCATCGAGACGCCTGCCCTGCAGGTGTTGGATCTTGGAACAGCCTTTGGAGTTTCTGTCGGCAACGATGGCCTGACGAACGTCTCGGTGTTCGAAGGCGAAGTCGAGGTGAATCCGCAGGCGGAGGAATCTGGCCACGTCCTGGCACAGCGCATCGTCCAGGGCCAAGCCGTCCGTGCCACCCGAACGTCATCGACGATTGAGCCGGTCGATTTCGAAACCGGCCCATTCGAGAGAGCCTGGCCGATTAACTCCGGGGTGTTGCAAACGACCGGAGTGATGAAGTTCGTCTCGCCCGACCCAGGGTTCGTCCCAGGTCGTTATGAAGACAGCGAGCACATTGTCGTGTTTCCGGAACGGCGAGGAGTACTCCTGGACGCTGCGTTGCGTGTCGACGTCTTGGAGCCGGGAGAATACCGCCGGCTTCGCGATGAACCACCCCAATCGCTCTCCACGATGAATCCGGTGCGGAGCTACTTGCTGCAGCTCAATCCGATCGGCCGCGGACGTGCGATGGCCATGGGGCAAATCACCTTTGATCAGCCGATTCTGGGATTGATCGCGAGAACGAAGAAACTGGCTGAGTCGGACGCGGTTTTGGGGCACCCTGAAGGCGTCTACGGGCAGGATCGTCGCGGCATCGAACCTCCTCAAAGCGTTCCTCTGGAAAAGCCAGATCGAGACTCCGTGATTCTCGCCGCGGACAAACGGACACTAATCCTGAATCTGGCGGCCGGAACCGCGCTGGACCAGATCCGTGTGATTGTTGATGACTCCAGCCCGACGTGGAGCGATCAATCCGAATGA
- a CDS encoding alpha-L-fucosidase, protein MIANRLLAATLVSTCWIAFAQIAAAQGQATYDPSVESLQQYECPEWFRDAKFGIYLHWGAYSVAERGEWYARRLYEEGGEDYEYHVKHYGHPSKFGYKDFIPLWKAENFDPDALLALFKRAGAKYFSPCAVHHDNFDLWDSKHHEWNSVNKGPKKDLIGMWRDSTIKAGLRFGVTTHLSRSYSWLNVANQSDSDGPMKGVPYDGAQGKAKGLYPSNDGQSTHPRAALDPPKQWREDWARRIKQLVDDYQPDHLYFDCSVPFRGADQGQTGMDVIADFYNRRPEGVMCVKERPWQGLYADGMTTLDYERGKASHILAEPWQTDDSIGSWGYNKSSPYTTADTQTDKLIDIVSKNGNLLLNIPIRADGTLDAQATQILEDMGDWLRINGEGIYGTRPWYVFGEGKTNEIPHFVVESPFTWRDVRYTTKGEYLYAFLLDWPPKNRPHVEFAFLSPGNTRIGEIQSVELLGHEGDVQWESHPDGLRIKMPKEKPCDFAYCLKIHLPKK, encoded by the coding sequence ATGATCGCAAATCGATTGCTCGCAGCCACGCTCGTTTCAACGTGCTGGATCGCTTTTGCACAAATTGCGGCCGCACAGGGCCAGGCAACGTACGATCCCAGCGTTGAATCGCTGCAACAGTACGAGTGTCCTGAATGGTTTCGCGATGCCAAATTCGGAATCTACTTGCACTGGGGCGCCTACTCGGTCGCCGAGCGTGGCGAGTGGTACGCCAGGCGTTTGTACGAGGAGGGCGGCGAAGACTACGAATATCATGTGAAGCACTACGGCCATCCGTCAAAGTTTGGTTACAAAGATTTCATCCCCCTTTGGAAGGCCGAAAACTTTGATCCGGATGCCCTGCTGGCGCTCTTTAAGCGTGCAGGTGCAAAGTATTTTTCGCCCTGTGCGGTTCACCACGACAACTTTGACCTTTGGGACTCCAAGCACCATGAGTGGAACTCGGTCAACAAAGGACCGAAGAAAGATTTGATCGGAATGTGGCGTGATTCCACGATCAAGGCCGGGTTGCGGTTCGGTGTCACGACCCATCTTTCGCGAAGCTATAGCTGGCTGAATGTTGCCAACCAATCGGATTCCGATGGGCCGATGAAGGGCGTTCCCTACGACGGGGCGCAGGGCAAAGCAAAGGGCCTCTATCCAAGTAACGATGGACAGAGCACTCACCCTCGCGCCGCGCTGGACCCGCCGAAACAATGGCGCGAGGACTGGGCTCGTCGAATCAAACAGCTCGTCGACGACTACCAGCCGGATCATCTGTACTTCGATTGCTCCGTACCGTTTCGTGGAGCCGATCAGGGGCAGACAGGCATGGATGTGATCGCGGACTTTTACAATCGGCGTCCGGAGGGTGTGATGTGCGTCAAAGAACGCCCCTGGCAGGGACTGTATGCGGACGGAATGACCACGCTCGACTACGAACGTGGGAAAGCCAGTCACATCCTCGCCGAGCCCTGGCAAACGGATGATTCCATCGGTTCGTGGGGCTACAACAAATCGAGTCCCTACACGACAGCTGACACACAAACCGACAAACTGATCGACATCGTCAGCAAGAACGGAAACTTGTTGTTGAACATTCCCATCCGGGCTGACGGGACACTCGATGCACAGGCTACACAGATTCTTGAGGACATGGGGGACTGGCTGAGAATCAACGGCGAGGGAATCTATGGCACTCGACCGTGGTACGTGTTTGGCGAGGGCAAGACGAACGAGATCCCACACTTTGTGGTCGAGTCACCGTTTACCTGGCGCGATGTTCGATACACGACAAAGGGTGAATACCTCTATGCGTTTCTCCTTGACTGGCCGCCCAAGAACAGGCCGCATGTCGAATTTGCGTTTCTTTCTCCTGGGAATACGCGGATCGGCGAGATTCAATCTGTCGAACTGCTCGGCCATGAAGGCGACGTCCAATGGGAATCCCATCCTGACGGATTGCGAATCAAGATGCCGAAAGAAAAACCGTGCGATTTCGCGTATTGCTTGAAGATCCATCTTCCCAAAAAGTAA
- a CDS encoding sulfatase-like hydrolase/transferase yields the protein MPLIQLNPSMKFAFLLILLSLAAQGLTQDASAAENRPNILFIIADDQSPFDLKVYNPDSTLQTPHLDALAAGGMVFDAAHHMGAWTGGVCTPSRHMVMSGRTLWHIPNKPGRVNNPHITNPVLVPPDLAAFTLPAVFNRGGYDTVRTCKNGNSFEAANKLFAVRSDKTRRGGTDETGSAWHAEQVLDYLKEREASKDADPFLIYFGFSHPHDVRDGKPELLAKYGAVNHTDKSVLPPADSRQPPLPPNYLPGHPFDNTHMTVRDEVNVSGVWNKRDPRTIRNELGREFACSENIDIQIGRVLEKLEAMGELDNTYIFYTADHGMAIGRHGLQGKQNLYEHTWRVPFIAKGPGIPSNSHVTGNIYLLDVLPTLCDLAGIDSPPTTEGTSFKPLLEGNSDSVRDVLYGVYCGGAKPGMRCVKQGDWKLIKYESSKENLRETQLFNLAENPHEFLQQHHDPNVMAVSGIKPSESQTNLADDPRFAVKLAEMEALLLAEMRRHDDPYRMWNQPDDGLTPPARASDSGTKTRKRPIKAR from the coding sequence ATGCCCCTAATACAACTCAATCCATCGATGAAGTTTGCATTCTTACTGATCCTGTTGTCGCTCGCGGCGCAAGGTCTCACTCAAGACGCATCGGCCGCAGAGAATCGCCCAAACATTCTGTTCATCATCGCCGACGATCAGTCGCCGTTTGATCTCAAGGTCTACAACCCCGATTCGACGCTGCAGACTCCCCATCTCGACGCCCTGGCAGCCGGTGGAATGGTGTTCGACGCCGCGCATCATATGGGTGCCTGGACGGGCGGTGTCTGTACGCCGTCAAGGCATATGGTCATGTCGGGTCGCACTCTCTGGCACATCCCCAACAAACCGGGGCGAGTCAACAACCCGCACATCACGAACCCCGTGTTGGTACCTCCTGATTTGGCGGCGTTCACGCTGCCGGCGGTCTTCAATCGTGGCGGCTACGACACGGTGCGGACCTGTAAGAACGGCAACTCCTTCGAAGCGGCCAATAAGCTGTTTGCGGTCCGTAGTGATAAGACCCGGCGGGGAGGAACCGACGAAACAGGCAGTGCATGGCACGCTGAGCAGGTGCTCGACTACCTCAAAGAACGAGAAGCGTCCAAGGACGCGGATCCGTTTCTGATCTACTTCGGTTTCTCACATCCCCACGACGTGCGCGACGGCAAACCGGAACTCTTGGCCAAGTACGGTGCGGTGAACCACACCGACAAGAGCGTCCTTCCGCCCGCCGATTCTCGGCAACCGCCGTTACCGCCCAACTACCTGCCGGGCCACCCGTTCGACAACACGCACATGACCGTGCGAGACGAAGTGAACGTGAGTGGTGTGTGGAACAAACGTGACCCGCGGACCATCCGAAATGAACTGGGGCGAGAGTTCGCGTGCAGCGAAAACATCGACATCCAAATCGGGCGCGTGCTTGAAAAACTTGAGGCGATGGGAGAGCTGGACAACACCTATATCTTCTATACCGCGGATCACGGGATGGCGATCGGACGTCACGGATTGCAGGGAAAGCAGAATCTCTATGAACACACCTGGCGTGTTCCCTTTATCGCCAAGGGACCCGGTATCCCTTCGAATTCGCATGTGACAGGCAATATCTATCTGCTCGATGTGCTGCCGACACTGTGCGATCTGGCCGGGATCGATTCACCACCGACCACTGAGGGCACGAGTTTCAAGCCACTTTTGGAAGGCAACAGCGACTCGGTGCGAGACGTCCTGTACGGCGTTTACTGCGGCGGAGCTAAACCGGGCATGCGCTGCGTCAAACAAGGTGACTGGAAACTGATCAAGTACGAGTCCTCAAAAGAGAATCTACGAGAAACTCAGTTGTTCAACTTGGCGGAGAACCCGCACGAGTTTCTTCAGCAACACCACGATCCCAATGTCATGGCAGTCTCAGGCATCAAGCCATCTGAGTCTCAAACCAACCTCGCGGACGACCCTCGCTTCGCAGTGAAACTGGCCGAAATGGAGGCGTTGCTGCTGGCCGAAATGCGGCGGCACGACGACCCCTATCGGATGTGGAACCAACCCGATGACGGCCTGACACCGCCGGCACGCGCAAGCGATTCGGGAACCAAGACAAGAAAAAGGCCGATTAAGGCCAGGTAA